ACAGGGGAAAGGCTTTGCCGTGGTGGCCAGCGAGGTACGCAACTTATCCTTACGCAGTTCTCAGGCAGCCCAGGAGATTAAAGAGTTGATTGAGGAGTCCGTCAGCCGCGTCAACAGTGGCTCGTCGCAGATTAAAATCGCCGGAAATAATATCGACGAGATGATTGAAGCCGTGCAGCGTGTTTCGGACATTATGTCGGAAATCTCCGTCGCGACTGATGAACAGAGCATCGGCATTAGCCAGGTCAACGAAGCCATCGTACAAATCGATTCTGTCACCCATCAGAATGCGCAGCTGGTTCAGCAGGCGGTCATTGCCGCGAATGCGCTGGAAAAACAAACCCGGCGGCTCACGCAGACCGTGGCTTTCTTCACTACGGCTTGATAAAGGGGATCAAGAAATCTGCCTTGAACCGCGCAACGACAGTTTGTATTGCTGCGTTGCGCGGGATCAGGGGCGGTAGGCCGGACTCGTCTTTCAAACTTAACAAACTGAATTATAAGTGATTAATTATTGATATTTTGGTTGTGTATACTCAGTTATATACTCAACAGCTTTCTTTCCAAAATCACCAAGTAACAAAGTATATAAACCAACTCAGATATGATGCAGCAATTATACCCGATGACCTGCTCCCCATTGATTAACACACAACGATGTTAGTAATGTCTTCATCAGCAACATGAGGACAACCCCATGAAGAAGCGTTTTTCCGACGAACAGATCATCAATATTCTTCGCGAAGCCGAGGCGGGTGTTTCTGCCCGCGAACTCTGCCGTAAGTACGCCATCTCCGACGCCACGTTTTATACGTGGCGTAAGAAGTTTGGTGGCATGGAAGTACCTGAAGTAAAAAGGCTTAAGTCACCTGAAGAAGAGAACGCCCGCCTCAGGAAACTGCTCGCCGAAGCCATGCTGGATAAAGAGGCACTACAGGTGGCTCTGGGCCGAAAGTACTGACGACAGACCAGAAGCGGGAAGCCGTGACAGTGATGTGCAAAGCGACAGATCTGTCGCAACGGCGTGCCTGCAGGCTGACAGGTTTGTCCCTGTCGACCTGCCGTTATGATGCGCACCGCCCGGCTACTGATACGTATCTGTCTGCACGTATCACCGAACTGGCAATGGAACGCCGACGTTTCGGTTACCGGCGTATCTGGCAGCTTCTGCGTCGTGAAGGCCTTTGCGTTAACCACAAACGGGTCTACCGCATTTATCATCTCAAGGGTCTGGGCGTAAAACGCAGACGGCGCCGTAAGGGGCTGGCAACTGAGCGGCTTCCGCTGTTGCGTCCGGCAGGGCCCAACCTGACGCGGTCAATGGATTTTGTCATGGATGCGCTGGCCAGTGGTCGCCGGATTAAATGCCTGACCTGCGTTGATGATTTCACGAAGGAGTGTCTGACGATCAGCGTTGCTTTCGGGATTACAGGCGTTCAGGTATCACGCATTCTGGACAGCGTTGCGCTGTTTCGTGGCTATCCGGCGACGATAAGAACAGATCAGGGGCCTGACTTTACCTGCCGTGCGCTGGATCAGTGGGCCTTTGAACATAGTATTGAGCTGCGGCTTATTCAGCCGGGCAAGCCGACACAGAATGGCTTTATCGAGAGTTTTAATGGTCGTTTTCGCGATGAATGCCTGAATGAGCACTGGTTCCACGATATTGTTCATGCAAAAGCAATTATAAGCGCATGGCGGCGGGACTATAACGAATGCCGGCCTCATTCTTCGTTGAATTATCAGACCCCTTCAGAGTTTGCAGCGGGATGGCGAAACGGAGAATACGGGAGTAAATCAACCGACATTACTAACTGATTATTGTGTTTAATACTGGGGGCAGGTCATAGTGATTGGAGCCTGTTCATAATGTCTACCTAAGCATTCATTTATGTGCATCCTACTACATCGGTTGATAATGTGGCTACAGGCTTTGAGAGGATGAGACGAGGGGGCGCAACACCCCCTTATTCTTTGGGATAAGAAAGTTCAGCAGTGATTAAATGTGACCCTGATTTATCAGATTGGACGTCATACGCGAAGTTATACCGCTCTCCAGACGTAAACTTAAATCCGAATACAGGAAGACACTCACCCTTCGGTACATAAACAGGCTTGTCGTCGAAAATCTTGTGAAGAGAGTCACTATTATCACTATTGATTTGAATAGCAGTGATCCGTTCCTGCGGCTCCAGTGGTGACACCACACAAACTTGATTATTTTTGATAAATGCCGTTGTAGATTCACGACCTACCATTCGATCACCAGGCCCAGGGCATCCCATTAAGAGAAATACAACACCCAGCAACATTTTGTTCTTCATGTTTAACGCCCCTTCCCTGTTACGATTTTCTGGTAAAGCGAGGGGACATCCTGCAACATATCTACGCCTCTGTACATCCCCATGCGCCCAGGCCTTTGATAATAAGACCACTTACTGATCCCATAAACCAGCAGTAACCAGTAATCAGCTAAAATAGAGGCTTGCTGTTCAAGAGAGTAATCAGTGAGCTTTTCTTTATCCAGCCTGTAGGTATATTCAGCAGCCCAGCTAAATGCACCCCGCATTCTCACCCATTGCCCGTGTTGGTGTTGCCAGGCATGCCCCAGCTCATGGATGAAAACATATTTATCTTCAACGAAAACCGAGTTTGCGGAAAAGTCTTCCCTATACATAGATTTTCTGTACCACAACTCCCCGTTGGGAGTCATCGCGTAGTTTTGTTTCTGTAGGCCGAACGGTAAATAGCTGTCACAATGAATCCAGACACGGCTATAAACTATCGAATCACCGAACACCCTACGAGCCATTGCAATCTCGCCTAACGTCATCCGGCGTAATGTTCCTTCCTCTGCCTGTGCGCTCATAAACTGTCCTCCTTGTATGATTTATATCAGGGTATCCAGGGAGCATAAAACGCGCAACTAACAGATTTTGGACAATAGAAGCCATAAAGCCCCGTTGGTGATACAGCAACAAGCGGAGCGTAGCGACTTCATCAGACTGTCAGAGGGTTCACACCTTATCAGGGTGCTCGTGTACCGTTAGGAGCGTGAGCGAAACGCTGATAGAGCCTACATGTCGTTTGTAGGTACGTTTATCCACCATAAACCTGTTTACGTGGCTCATAAGGCCGCACATCGGGCTTAAATGCGTGTGATCAATCTGTTTTGGTATGGAGTTTAGAGACGGCGGCACGTCTTCCGGCTTCAAAGGAAAAGCGATACAAGGTTGAGCCTGGTAACTACTTGCCACTGCGTGCTAACGTACCAAAAGCCATTAACAATCACAGTGGCTTTTGTACTTGATAGGGAACTGACATTTCTTATATGCAAATGAGACAGGTTTTTCACACTAGCTCATTGTTTTTAAAGGAATTTAGTGACTTGGTGCCGAAGGCCGGACTCGAACCGGCACGTATTTCTACGGTTGATTTTGAATCAACTGCGTCTACCGATTTCGCCACTTCGGCACTGAAGGGGATGCGGAAACGTGTGGGATTATACCTGCCGTTCGCGGCTATGCAAGCCACGATATCGCGTTCAGTTGCTAAGTGATGAAAAAACCAGCGTTGCGTCAAGCTGTTGGTACTCCCTTTTCCTGTCGCAGTGCTTTATCCGCTACATTAACCCGTCTTTCGAAATTCCCTGTCTCCTCTACCACGTTATTTATCATCCTCACCCTGCTAATTATTTATAAAATAGCGAAACGGTCATTTTTAATATATGATATTTTAATAAACAGATTATCTATTTCATTTTCGCTAATTTGCCATATCGGTTAAAAGACCTATGACAATTAGCCTGTTTCATTTTTTTCATTTCATTTAATACTCTGATGATTACCAGGCTCATTGACGAACGCTATTACGTGGAGATGACGCATGCATGTACTCATGATTGACAAGCAGTCGATATTTATTGAAGGAATGGCATCAGTACTTTCGCACTTTATCCCAAATGTGAAGATTCGAGGGCTGAATAATCAGAATGAAATTAATGAAACACTAAATGAATTTCCCGCATCGTTAATTCTGCTGGATGGTGACGGAAATAAAACAGAGAGTCTTGAATTACTCGATACGCTGGCATTGCACCACCCCACTATTCCGGTGGTGATGCTGATGAATAAATGCCAGCCGACATTACTCAGGCAGTTTCTGCATCACCATGCGATTGCGTTTGTCAGGCGTGATTCTCCGCCGGAAACCATCGCGCAGACGCTGCGTACCGCGTCGCTGGGAATGCTCTGCTTCCCGCAGGAAAGCATCACGCTGCTGGATGGCGGACACGGCGCGATTGCGCGGCTCAGCGAGCGTCAGCGTGAAATCCTCAAGCTGCTGGCTGCCGGGGAATCCAACAAGCAAATCAGCCGCCAGTTAAATATCAGCGCCGGTACAGTGAAAGCGCATCTGGAATCTATTTTCCGCCGTCTGAATGTGAATAACCGCACTCAAGCCGCGATGATGTATTCGGACGAATAGCCCAGCCTGAATTTTTATTAACAGTTAATTGTTGCTACATGTTCCCGTGAGCAAATACAGGAGCACTATGCCCGTGCATAATGCTCCTGCCAGAGATATTTAACATCAGCATTTACAGCAGCGCAGATGCACTGTGACTCTTATTTGGCGGACGTTGTCTTGCGGGGTGCTCTGGAAGATGTCGCTTTTTTAACCGCCGACGTTTTTTTACGTACTGGTGTTTTTTTCGGCTTCTCATCTTTACGCATCGTGTGGCAGAAATAATAAATAGCAATCACGCCGACACCGACATCTTTTAATATCCAGAACGGCAGTTCTTGCGCCATTAACATGACATTGAACAGCAAATAGGGAAGATTGAGAAACCCCTGAACGG
Above is a genomic segment from Kosakonia radicincitans DSM 16656 containing:
- a CDS encoding IS3 family transposase (programmed frameshift); translation: MKKRFSDEQIINILREAEAGVSARELCRKYAISDATFYTWRKKFGGMEVPEVKRLKSPEEENARLRKLLAEAMLDKEALQVALGRKLLTTDQKREAVTVMCKATDLSQRRACRLTGLSLSTCRYDAHRPATDTYLSARITELAMERRRFGYRRIWQLLRREGLCVNHKRVYRIYHLKGLGVKRRRRRKGLATERLPLLRPAGPNLTRSMDFVMDALASGRRIKCLTCVDDFTKECLTISVAFGITGVQVSRILDSVALFRGYPATIRTDQGPDFTCRALDQWAFEHSIELRLIQPGKPTQNGFIESFNGRFRDECLNEHWFHDIVHAKAIISAWRRDYNECRPHSSLNYQTPSEFAAGWRNGEYGSKSTDITN
- a CDS encoding putative T6SS immunity periplasmic lipoprotein, with amino-acid sequence MKNKMLLGVVFLLMGCPGPGDRMVGRESTTAFIKNNQVCVVSPLEPQERITAIQINSDNSDSLHKIFDDKPVYVPKGECLPVFGFKFTSGERYNFAYDVQSDKSGSHLITAELSYPKE
- a CDS encoding response regulator transcription factor, yielding MHVLMIDKQSIFIEGMASVLSHFIPNVKIRGLNNQNEINETLNEFPASLILLDGDGNKTESLELLDTLALHHPTIPVVMLMNKCQPTLLRQFLHHHAIAFVRRDSPPETIAQTLRTASLGMLCFPQESITLLDGGHGAIARLSERQREILKLLAAGESNKQISRQLNISAGTVKAHLESIFRRLNVNNRTQAAMMYSDE